gGTGCTATGCTAGCTCATTcataagttttgtttgcttactttgcatttcgaCCGATTTCTCGGATTTCTcaattgttatgattaaccCCCTTCGGATTctagcatgctcattcatgagttttgttcgcgttcgcaACAGGCGTCGCCAGCGTTGAAATGGAAAGGGTAGGTTTCTTCGTTGTACAAAATGCGTAAAAGTGTGCAGTGCAgttgtgtggtggtggtacagTTTTGGTGGTTGAAACATTCGTTGCCATGGTGACGGAAAATGCGTTTCGGAAGCGGGCTGTTCATCTTATTGCCGGATCGTGTGTGTTTCTCCCAGTGGTTCTCATCCACGAAACGAGGTTTCGATGGGAGATGGAAAAGCGAACTGGAAGggagacacgcacacacacacacaccgtctTTGTCACGTTTTAGGTTATGTCCGTTTAAATTCTAGCATGATTTAAGATGCTTCTTCGTGGGGGGAACTTGGATACCAGCCGGAGATTTGTTGCATGTAGTAGAGCTGTTTGGTTGTGCACACTGAAGGAGATCTTGATTCCACCCTGACCAAAACACACAGAGATGCCCAGAATGAACGGCCTGCTGGGAGAGAAACCAAATCataaagtgttttaaaatcaaagcaaacaaagaacTTAAGCACACTGAACTGAAATCGGCGTAGTAGTAGGCGACGACGGCGGTAGTTACGCAAGCTCCCGTTGAGGGTGCGCTCATCAACAACACTGGTTGGTCGAGCGCGGTTTTATTTGCGCTTTAATGGcataattattatttgcaCAGACCTGTATCGTCGATACATAAATGGGTGCCATTCAATAAAGGGAGGCAGGTATCGGatttaatgatgatgatgatgatgatgatggtgttgatgtCCACAGCAACGTATAAAGCAATTGGAATTAAATCAAAGCGAGAAGAGAATGTTTTCCAACCCCTAAATTATTCTTGCAAATGTGCAAAACACGTTGTGCTTCGTATTTCAAAGAGATGAGAAAAATGTAATCCCATTACGCGACTCTCCCCATCCGTCAAACCATGGCACATGTTCCCCGTAGCAAAGGTTTccaaatttttttgacccacAATCAGTAAGCGTACTGGCTGATTGTCGCCGTTGACCTtctgtttaacattgtgtctgttttttttttgcgagagtattaaacacataaaacacgaCCGTAaagtatgtttgtttgatgaagcttgcggagcaaaaaaaaaagtcgctCTTTCAAACGCACCATCTGTCCGGGTCCGGAACTCGCCAACCAATTTATGGTTTGATTAATGAAGAgattttctatttaaaattTACGACCACCAGATTGTGTCCGACCAATGGTCACATCAATTGTGATAAGCAATCTAGAGCATATAGTTAAAATTTCATCTTGTTTTCTAATTGTTTCAGCCTGTGATAAGCGAATCCACTATCGCGCTTCAATACGGCTCGTCCGCGGTCGTTTGTGTCTGGACCCTCCCTCTGCACCAGCAGCATTTCGGCCATTGTCTACCCGCCCACTGTCACCGTCCGCTATGGATGTCCGATTAGCAACGCTGGAACGTGCGACGGAATTGATCAGATGCTGCAAGGTGCCCCGCCTGCTCGACGCCAGCATCGAGGACGGTCCGCTAGTACGGGCCACATTCGAACATTTTCTGCACGTGTTGGACGGTACGCTACCGATCGTGTTCGATCTGCTGGCCGAACACGGCACGCTACTGACCGGTTACGATGCGTACAATGAGGACGATAACGTCGAGTTCAAAACAAACCTAGCACTGGTGATAGCCGAACAGTACAGCGCCGAAGAAGGTGGCCATGGTGAGGAGTACCGCACCGGCAAAGCGTCACTGCGTACGCGTATCGCACTGTTCTACCAGGGCCACGAACTGGAGCATCTGCTGACTGACAGGGGCAGTGATCGGGTTTGGCATCGCCTGTACGGCCACTATCGACAGGTCCTGTCCGCGTCCGAATGGAAGTATCATCCGGCCGATGTAACAGGGTTTGTCCAGTTGATCGAGCTACTGTACGGTCCGTACGCGACGCTGCACGTTGCTAGCCCACCGGAGCTGAACGATGACGCAGCGGCATACATTCTCTCGGTCGCCGTTACGTTGGTGGAGTTTTCTGAGCCCGCCTATCAGCAGCTCGGTGTGCGATTGTTTTGCATCCTGCTGGGACCGCGGCATCGCCCGTGCATGCGGCGCACCAACATACACCACGTGGTGTACAGCAACGCGAAAAGGCTAACCAACAAATGCAACCAGGAACCGTTTCTTGACGCACTGTGGAAGTGCATTTATCTGTACGTGGAGCTAGAGGAAACGGATCGGCTAGATTTTACCCAGGTAGGTAGAACCTTTTTTGGCTGCGATCGTTTGCGATCATGCGTTTTGTCTGCATTTCGGAGCAGTGGAGCACAGTGGACGACATTATGGAGATACTTCTGAATGGGCTTACGTTCCAAACGAAACACAACCTGTCCAGCGTTTACTTGCTGTATCTGGTGAAGCTGCTCGCGCTCGATCTGCCCAACTACATCATCGACGGACTGGACGAGATACAATCGATCGACCGAAAGTGTCACCTGTACGAACCGGTTTGCGAGCAGCTACGGCAGGATTGTCTCGATGGGTTCCACAACCGACGGTACTACCGTTGGCTGCATCAGATCGTTCAACTACTGCCCCACGAAGCCCTCAAATGTCAGGGCAGTTCGCGGGATCACGGTAGATATTGTCATGTACGTACAGCTACTCGATTTTGACCAGATCCTTAAcgatattttttaattgaatccaCGCGCTTTACCCCGCGCTATTGTCTCTCGTTCTCGTAGGGTGTAAATCTACTCTTCATACTGGTCACGTTCCCGGTCGAACCGGAAGCACTCCGGCCTACCCATATAGGGCTGCAAACGAATCTGGTCGAGTTTATCAACGTGTTCAAACAGTACGAACAGCAACAAAGTCGGCTCGCAGCCAAACGTTCCAGTGCATCGAGCGATTTCGTGTACAACACCAAAGCGCTGGTGTCGGTCAGTAAGACGATGTTGGTTTTCCTCACCACACTCGCACCGCGGTACTTTCCCGAGCACCCGGCAATGGCAGTGCTCGGCCAGAAGCTGGCGGACGATTATGCAGATTGTGATTCCATCATGTACAATTGTATGCAGAGCTTGATAGAAAAGTTGCGATAAGTTCCAATGCGGTAATGAATTCAACAACAATAGATGCagcttgttgttgtgttggaaATATCCGAATTAGGTCAAAACTGccaaaaaataatttcgtATGTTTTATATTGTCTACTTGTTGAACTGCATTGATCACTGATTATGATTGGAATTGATTGGAGATGAATTTTGACTATAAAGAAGTTATTTTTCATCGCTCGGCTTTTTGCGGAAAGTTaatgtcgtgttttttttattgcttatgataacaatgtttttaaatatgtatattatattattgttAACTTCCAAGTAAGcaaccggatacccgggtaattttttaaactgcAAAAACTTCTGATTCATTGTTTGTGTTGGCCTGACATTTTCAGTAGCATTCcgatttccgattttttggtgtaTACGTTGTAATTCTCAACAAACAGTGAGTATTTTATtgtgattaattttaaactttgccacgtaagttggcaaccagcatacccgggtattccatacattttgtatggagcaCGACGTTTCTATTATGCTTCTTTTCTTATTGTACTTATTTTCGAGTCAGATTCaatggatttaaaatttaaaatggatcgttaattttatcataacataaaaaacataatcaaatagattttagatatgcaacatataaaaatcagctgttttcagatttccgataccaggagagcatgtttttcaagaggtgacatctgcagcgtggaataaatttgcccatccctTTTGCTTTGCAAACTATCAAACTCGTGAGAGCGATCTAGCTAGTGTAAGGAAAATGGAACGGAAATCATCATTCATCTCGCtaaaactttccgtcggctggtacgaaattccgtgcaaaaccagctgttttcagatttccgataccaagaaagcatccacggaagaggtagcacctagtacagcaattttgctcgaaaaccgccgaaaggtatgcaatgtttaaacactaactttcccgttggtcgagtaaaatttcttcgaaaaccaccagtttccgcatgtatagtaccaggagagcatccacggaagaggtaacacctggtaattttgcccgcctaaaggtatgcaatgtttaaacactaactttccatacaaaccagctgtttttagatttccgataccaggagagcatgttttccaagaggtagcacattgtaccagccgagcaagctgAAATCACGCGCCGGTAGTTGCAATCTCAAGTTGgggcatgtaagatgttgcatgccagatgttgcgcaacatatgttgcgcgacatatgttgcatgtcagatgctgtgcaacatatgttgcgcaacatgtgttgtgcaacatgtgttgtgcaacatcttggtactcggctggtaccaggtgttacctcttgaaaaacatgctctcctggtatcggaaatctgaaaacagctggtttgtatggaaagctagtgtttaaacattgcatacctaacggcgcattgcattgcaagttgattgcaaagttagtgtataaacattgtataccttacggcgcagtaccaggagctacctcttccgtggatgctctcctggtactatacattcaaaaagtggtagttttcgaagaaatttttcacggccaacgggaaagttagagtttaaacattgcatacctttcggcggttttcgatgaaaattgctgtaccagatGTACAGGAATAAATTGTTATTTCGGATGtttatgaaattatttcaaaataattgAGTACCGCGTGCGGTATTAATGGCCGCAAGGGTCTCACAAGGTTCGGTTTTTAGTTAAGCAACCTGCAAGCAGCGTCACAGTCCGATTTCGAAAgattgtattttaatttgGCTATttgggaagcaaaaaaaagtctagaacaattaataaattataaataaatatattacataaaattaaaaatataattgtaaaaataaagtcATTTCGCGTTGATTTGTTCGAATTAACAATTACCACAGTTGATTTCAAACTCCCAGCAATGATGTTCGAACGTTCGTTTATGATACCGCGTTGCGTTCTCtctatttcaaattttccgtTTCTGAACGGATTTAAAACCCCGTATTGCTTCgataataaacaaatttaatataaaaattacaCAAATGTTCTAAAATTATCGATTTATTTTCTACAATCAATCAATTCAACGTAAAATCTGGGTTGCGAGCTGTCAATGTTTGACTACGTGTATATTTTGACAGCAGCAAAGCAAGCaagaagaacaagaagaagaaactttGATGTCGTGTTCGGAAACGCCGCAGAACGCGAGCAACACAAATCACGGAATCGGTAACGAAAATCTGTAAACCAAGTACGGTTGAGTTTGTGGTGTTTCTCGATCGGAATTGCATCGGTTACTGCGCGAACACAGGATCTCAGAGACGATGGGTATGATGGATAGTTTGGGTCTGAGCGGACTCGCCGGTGGCGTTCAGCGGATGGACAAGCGACAGGTGAGTTTTGTGAGCCATGCTCTGGTTAACCGTGTGGTTCCGTCGATCGCATTGGGTGGACTAAACCTTCGCCTTTCCATTGCAGTTCCTGTTCCAAATGCTCAGCTTCGGAATGATCGTTTCGTCCGCACTGATGATCTGGAAGGGTCTGATGGTGGTCACGGGCAGCGAGTCACCGATTGTTGTCGTGCTGAGCGGCAGTATGGAACCGGCTTTCCACCGTGGCGACCTGCTATTCCTCACGAACCAGGACGAACCGGTGCGCGTTGGAGAGATTGTGGTGTTCAAGATCGAGGGCCGTGATATTCCGATCGTCCACCGAGTGATTAAGCTGCACGAAAAGTATGTACCGTGGGTTGGTTGCATTCGTGTCCttccccaaaacaaaccgagTGTGTTCTGTAACAAtcctttctattttgtttgttgtcttcCACCCGACAATCGTACAGGAGCAATGGCACGGTGAAATTCCTTACCAAGGGAGACAATAACTCGGTCGACGATCGGGGTTTGTACGCGCCGGGTCAACTGTGGCTTACCAAGAAAGACATCGTTGGCCGAGCAAGAGGGTTCCTGCCGTACGTGGGGATGATCACGATCTACATGAACGAGTATCCGAAGCTAAAGTACGGCATTCTGGGACTGCTAGCGTTATACGTGCTTGTGCATAGAGAATAAGGCAACAGGAGGCGGTGCACCTTCCTTTCTTCTTTTGATGCAATTGCATTCCAATCCTACTCGTCGCTGGGCGGGTTGTTGGAATACGCGTTTGGCTCTCGATGGTATGCATCGCGTTTTGTTGAATTGTTCCAGCTCGATCGGACGCCTGCAACGCCACGAATCCGAGCAGAGTTTCAATTGTAGGAAAGCAGTGCTACTCAGTTTGGTATCTCGcatgaaaaaaaggatgaaagagggtggtaaataaaataaattaacataaaaACACTGACCAAACTGGTTCAGTTGCGTTTGTAGTATAAACTCCCGCCAGATGGGGGCGCTCCTGTCGGCAACGAGAACGAACATTACATTCAAAACGTCAAATCAAcgcgatggaaagtttgagcgagctGAAGgaagctttccgtttcatccatctcacacAAGCGATCGTGCTCATtagtttgatagtatgcgtagtgatggctcAGCTGACGaaatatgcacgctgcaggggaattgatgttacctctatggcttggatgctctcttggtgtcgaaaatctgaaaaccgctggtttgtatgggatttcgtatgACGCTCGATGATAACATGTGAGAGCGGAACAGCGGTGAGCACGCTgcaggggaattgatgttacctctatggcttggatgctctcttggtgtcagaaatctgaaaaccgctggtttgtatggaatttcgtatcagccgacgaggaatttgagagagacgaagaacactttccattccacccgtgTCGCACTTCCTCTAACGATCGTTCTCATGAGCTTGATAGTGTGTGATATCGATAGCCTATATGGTAGAGTATCTGCCCTCACGTTCAGTGATACCATGTGCTCGTTGGAGGGGAAGTGATGttatctcttgttttggaACAGCTGTTGGCcagctggaggggaattgatgttatctcttgttttggatgctctcttgatAGCGAAAATCAGAAAACGGtctgtttgtatggaatttcgaatCAGCCGACGAGGAATTTGAGAGAGACGaagaacactttccattccacccgtgTCGCACTTCCTCTAACGATCGTTCTCATGAGCTTGATAGTGTGTGAAATCGATAGCCTATATGGTAGAGTATCTGCCCTCACGTTCAGTGATACCATGTGCTCGCTgtaggggaattgatgttatctcttgttttagatgctctcttagtagcgaaaatctgaaaacggcctgtttgtatggaatttcgtatccgtcgacgaggaatttgagagagacgaagaacactttccattcc
The Anopheles moucheti chromosome 2, idAnoMoucSN_F20_07, whole genome shotgun sequence genome window above contains:
- the LOC128298715 gene encoding uncharacterized protein LOC128298715, coding for MDVRLATLERATELIRCCKVPRLLDASIEDGPLVRATFEHFLHVLDGTLPIVFDLLAEHGTLLTGYDAYNEDDNVEFKTNLALVIAEQYSAEEGGHGEEYRTGKASLRTRIALFYQGHELEHLLTDRGSDRVWHRLYGHYRQVLSASEWKYHPADVTGFVQLIELLYGPYATLHVASPPELNDDAAAYILSVAVTLVEFSEPAYQQLGVRLFCILLGPRHRPCMRRTNIHHVVYSNAKRLTNKCNQEPFLDALWKCIYLYVELEETDRLDFTQWSTVDDIMEILLNGLTFQTKHNLSSVYLLYLVKLLALDLPNYIIDGLDEIQSIDRKCHLYEPVCEQLRQDCLDGFHNRRYYRWLHQIVQLLPHEALKCQGSSRDHGRYCHGVNLLFILVTFPVEPEALRPTHIGLQTNLVEFINVFKQYEQQQSRLAAKRSSASSDFVYNTKALVSVSKTMLVFLTTLAPRYFPEHPAMAVLGQKLADDYADCDSIMYNCMQSLIEKLR
- the LOC128298716 gene encoding signal peptidase complex catalytic subunit SEC11A gives rise to the protein MGMMDSLGLSGLAGGVQRMDKRQFLFQMLSFGMIVSSALMIWKGLMVVTGSESPIVVVLSGSMEPAFHRGDLLFLTNQDEPVRVGEIVVFKIEGRDIPIVHRVIKLHEKSNGTVKFLTKGDNNSVDDRGLYAPGQLWLTKKDIVGRARGFLPYVGMITIYMNEYPKLKYGILGLLALYVLVHRE